CTGCCTCGAAGGGACTCCCGAAAGTGAGGTCGCCGATGAGATTGCGCCTCTCAAGAATGAAAAGGTAATACTCAAACATCGCTATTCCGCGTTCTATAACACCGACCTGGAGACTATCCTTCGTTGTCTTAAAATCGAAGACCTGGTGATAACCGGAATCATGACCAATATGTGCTGCGAATCGACAGCGCGTGATGCCTACTATCGCGACTATCGCGTATTTTTTATGGCAGATGCCACCGGCAGCGTGACCGAAGAGATGCATCTGGCTTCACTCTTGAACCTTGCCTTCGGCTTCGCCTATATCACAACCACCGGCGAGATTCTGCGCGGGGTCGAAACGTCGGTGCCAGCCAAAGCCTATTAAAAGCACTTTGCCGCTGTGCAATTTTTGCACAGCGGCCGTTTTCCCGCCATTCTGTTAATTCAAGCAATTCAAATTCTTTCCGAAAATATTATATGATAGCAACCTCTATCTCATTCTGAATTACAGTAACATTAGATTCCCGGGAGGGGATAGATATGATGAAACGTCATTCTAATCACGGTTTTACTCTCATTGAGCTGGTGGTGATTATTGTGGTGCTGGGCATCCTTGCCGCCATTGCCATTCCCAAACTCTTTTCCGTTACGAAAGAAGCAGAAATCGCGGCGGTCAGTAATATGGTCGCCAGTTTGGAATCGGCGCTCGCCACATATACCGCCAAGCAGTTTGTCGATGGCCAGCCGATTGCGGTGCATAACCCCTTCGATGACCTCTCCAATAT
The genomic region above belongs to Candidatus Zixiibacteriota bacterium and contains:
- a CDS encoding prepilin-type N-terminal cleavage/methylation domain-containing protein — encoded protein: MMKRHSNHGFTLIELVVIIVVLGILAAIAIPKLFSVTKEAEIAAVSNMVASLESALATYTAKQFVDGQPIAVHNPFDDLSNIPSNYKGINDPVTTVNTPNGTWSWRPTGNWIMYNPKSNVTGGWLNGGERYIIYQVQPVLDGVDTVGLRLTTTPAYVYSW
- a CDS encoding isochorismatase family cysteine hydrolase — protein: MDLYVSKENLNLKAENWLKQIAAFNTHKMSLVAERAALMVIDMQKFFLEPSSPTFTAGGPAIIPNIQKLIAAFRAAGRPVIYTRHVHHPDFIDTGIMKWWWEGACLEGTPESEVADEIAPLKNEKVILKHRYSAFYNTDLETILRCLKIEDLVITGIMTNMCCESTARDAYYRDYRVFFMADATGSVTEEMHLASLLNLAFGFAYITTTGEILRGVETSVPAKAY